The proteins below are encoded in one region of Bdellovibrio bacteriovorus:
- a CDS encoding LptE family protein, translating into MSFFFLDIFSILYSTGPVDAIFKGLLILTVSFSVLLSGCAYRMGAASRSIPGGYKQISVPIFKNRTQETGIEVGFTNALILEFQRSRIARIVDNSLSEVAVIGQIDNIQYIPGAKRVAGEQSSAYLPNGTVIATEYRILLTVTVKVVRQADGTELWSGSFSGERTYAAPQVTLAGVNSVNPLYNLSARRQNIDVMANDIMAEAHDRITENF; encoded by the coding sequence ATGTCATTTTTCTTCCTTGATATCTTCAGTATTTTATACTCAACTGGTCCCGTGGACGCAATCTTTAAAGGCCTTCTCATTCTGACTGTCAGCTTCTCGGTTTTACTCTCGGGATGCGCTTACCGCATGGGCGCTGCGAGTCGCAGTATTCCAGGTGGGTACAAGCAGATTTCAGTGCCCATTTTCAAAAATAGGACCCAAGAAACTGGCATTGAAGTCGGCTTCACAAATGCGTTGATTTTAGAGTTTCAACGTTCGCGCATTGCTCGTATTGTGGACAACTCTTTGTCAGAAGTGGCAGTGATCGGGCAGATCGATAATATTCAATACATTCCCGGAGCAAAACGTGTCGCCGGCGAGCAATCTTCGGCCTATCTTCCCAACGGAACTGTCATCGCGACGGAGTACCGGATTCTTCTTACAGTAACTGTCAAAGTGGTGCGACAAGCTGATGGAACAGAGCTTTGGAGTGGAAGTTTCAGCGGAGAGCGTACTTATGCAGCACCTCAGGTGACGCTCGCAGGCGTGAACTCGGTAAATCCTCTTTACAATCTTTCTGCACGCAGGCAGAACATTGACGTCATGGCGAACGACATCATGGCCGAAGCCCATGATCGTATTACAGAAAATTTTTAA
- the murJ gene encoding murein biosynthesis integral membrane protein MurJ, translating into MATGTLTSRILGLLRDMALGALFDRMVTDAWTAAFRLPNLFRRLFGEGSLSVSFIPVFMQAQGEDASGIRARNLINGLYTFFLIAFGVLALWGILRTEDVFQLLVTDVYAQNLTKWEMTLRMGRIMFGFVFFVCLYAYFMGILNALGSFGVPALAAALLNISMLVFTFMPAAWFPQKGDGLAWGVLVGGLLQAALLWWALKSRGYLPRWQISFWGSDLAKVLRNMIPGLAGMGLAQFSTLVNLHFASSLSEGSISYIYWADRLLELPLSLISVSLGAAVLPTLSEFAARKDTKLFKEASQESFLMNLFLAWPASLGLFFLAQPIVEVLFYRGQFSVSDVLATTTVLKVYAISLLVVSCSRVLMPLYYATKNAWYPAAVSILSLAVHIALAPWLMQAHGLQGLVVASLLGASINMLLLLTGLPFWKLSFHWDVVLQSIVKMTAAGVGLVFVLKMYSLVALQMEKGPQMLALFVAILAAAAIYFAIAALLKSPEFSKIRPLFRRGL; encoded by the coding sequence ATGGCGACGGGGACCTTAACTAGCCGCATCTTGGGGCTTTTAAGGGATATGGCGCTGGGGGCTCTTTTTGATCGCATGGTCACTGATGCGTGGACCGCGGCTTTCCGTTTGCCCAATCTTTTCCGCCGTCTTTTTGGGGAAGGCTCACTTTCCGTCAGCTTTATTCCCGTGTTTATGCAAGCGCAAGGGGAGGATGCCTCAGGCATTCGTGCCCGAAATTTAATCAATGGTCTTTATACGTTTTTTCTGATCGCTTTTGGAGTTCTTGCCCTGTGGGGAATTCTTCGCACCGAAGATGTCTTTCAACTTTTAGTGACCGATGTGTACGCCCAAAATTTAACAAAGTGGGAGATGACCTTGCGCATGGGCCGCATCATGTTCGGCTTCGTTTTCTTCGTCTGCCTTTACGCTTACTTTATGGGGATTTTAAATGCATTGGGGAGTTTCGGGGTGCCAGCGCTGGCAGCCGCACTTTTAAATATTTCGATGCTGGTGTTTACGTTTATGCCCGCAGCTTGGTTTCCGCAAAAAGGGGACGGATTGGCTTGGGGAGTCCTCGTGGGCGGTCTTTTGCAAGCGGCACTTCTTTGGTGGGCTTTAAAATCGCGAGGCTATCTGCCGCGTTGGCAAATCTCTTTTTGGGGTTCTGATTTGGCGAAAGTTCTGCGCAATATGATTCCGGGATTGGCCGGGATGGGACTTGCGCAGTTTTCTACTCTGGTGAATCTGCATTTTGCAAGTTCGTTAAGTGAGGGATCTATTTCTTATATCTATTGGGCGGACCGTCTTTTAGAGCTACCTCTATCTTTGATTTCTGTCAGTTTGGGGGCCGCGGTTTTGCCGACGTTAAGTGAATTTGCCGCGCGCAAAGACACGAAGCTTTTTAAAGAAGCTTCTCAAGAAAGTTTCTTGATGAATTTGTTTTTGGCGTGGCCAGCATCATTAGGTCTTTTCTTTTTAGCTCAACCCATCGTGGAAGTCCTTTTTTATCGCGGGCAGTTTTCCGTGAGCGATGTTTTGGCAACGACGACGGTGCTAAAAGTTTATGCGATCAGTTTGTTGGTGGTCTCATGCAGCCGAGTTCTGATGCCGCTTTACTATGCCACTAAGAATGCCTGGTATCCCGCTGCGGTTTCCATTTTGAGTTTAGCAGTGCACATCGCCTTAGCGCCATGGTTGATGCAAGCTCATGGACTGCAAGGCCTTGTGGTCGCAAGTCTTTTGGGAGCTTCAATAAACATGCTCTTACTTTTAACGGGTCTTCCTTTTTGGAAGCTTTCGTTTCATTGGGATGTGGTCCTTCAATCCATCGTGAAGATGACAGCAGCGGGAGTAGGACTTGTATTCGTACTGAAGATGTATTCTTTGGTAGCGCTACAAATGGAAAAAGGCCCGCAGATGCTGGCCCTTTTTGTTGCGATTCTTGCAGCAGCGGCGATTTATTTTGCGATCGCCGCGCTTTTAAAAAGTCCTGAATTTTCTAAAATCCGTCCGTTGTTCCGACGCGGGCTCTAG
- the rpsT gene encoding 30S ribosomal protein S20 produces MANHKSAAKRARQTVRKTAVNNARKSTVKTVEKNLVKAIQAKDIKALPELLKKFTAQVMKAAKSGVIKKETASRKISRLSTRVSATK; encoded by the coding sequence TTGGCAAATCATAAGTCTGCAGCAAAAAGAGCTCGTCAAACTGTTCGTAAAACTGCTGTTAACAACGCTCGTAAGAGCACTGTAAAAACTGTTGAAAAAAACTTGGTAAAAGCAATCCAAGCTAAAGACATCAAAGCTCTTCCTGAGTTGTTGAAGAAGTTCACTGCTCAAGTAATGAAAGCTGCTAAATCTGGCGTGATCAAAAAAGAAACGGCTTCTCGTAAAATCAGCCGTCTTTCTACACGCGTTTCTGCTACTAAGTAA
- a CDS encoding adenylosuccinate synthase — MSGVVVVGAQWGDEGKGKLIDVFAEKADMVVRYQGGANAGHTLVVNGQKTVLHLVPSGILRPETTCVIAPGVVIDVFSIRDEINKLKATGYLQNPKQLLISDTATIILPYHKALDAAREAALSDSKIGTTGKGIGPAYEDRASRRAVLFGDIFDRETLKAKVELALREKNFMLENYYKAPTFKLEDIMADLQKVAEDLAPYRCKDSSLFINKNLKAGKRVLFEGAQGTMLDVMHGTYPFVTSSSTLASNACASAGISPMSIQKVIGVFKAYATRVGSGPFPTELHDEIGKKIQADGHEFGSTTGRARRCGWLDLVALKYAIRVNGITNLAMMKLDVLTGHDRIGVCTAYKLNGETITELPTSPYELEKVEPVIEWIPGWKEDLTKVKTLSDLPRPTTNYIDYLGSQLGTPIDVISVGPGREQTLWVKPLFNN, encoded by the coding sequence ATGTCAGGTGTTGTTGTTGTCGGAGCCCAATGGGGCGATGAAGGTAAAGGTAAACTTATTGATGTCTTCGCTGAAAAAGCAGACATGGTCGTTCGCTATCAAGGCGGCGCCAACGCAGGCCACACACTCGTGGTCAACGGTCAGAAAACAGTTCTTCACTTGGTACCCAGCGGAATTCTTCGTCCCGAAACAACATGCGTGATTGCTCCGGGTGTTGTGATCGATGTTTTCTCTATCCGCGATGAAATCAACAAACTAAAAGCAACAGGCTATTTGCAAAATCCAAAGCAATTGTTGATCTCTGATACAGCAACAATCATTCTTCCGTACCACAAAGCTTTAGATGCGGCTCGTGAAGCGGCATTGAGCGATAGCAAAATCGGCACAACGGGAAAAGGCATTGGCCCCGCTTACGAAGACCGCGCTTCTCGCCGCGCTGTTTTGTTCGGTGATATTTTCGATCGCGAAACTTTAAAAGCAAAAGTAGAACTGGCATTGCGCGAGAAAAACTTCATGCTGGAAAACTACTACAAGGCGCCGACTTTCAAGTTGGAAGACATCATGGCGGACCTTCAAAAAGTAGCAGAAGATTTAGCTCCGTATCGTTGCAAAGATTCTTCACTCTTCATCAACAAAAACTTGAAAGCCGGAAAGCGCGTTTTGTTCGAAGGCGCTCAAGGTACGATGTTGGATGTGATGCACGGAACGTATCCGTTCGTGACAAGCTCTTCGACATTGGCTTCGAATGCTTGCGCCAGCGCAGGCATCAGCCCGATGAGCATTCAAAAAGTGATCGGTGTTTTCAAAGCTTATGCGACTCGCGTAGGAAGCGGCCCATTCCCAACAGAACTTCACGACGAAATCGGCAAAAAAATCCAAGCCGACGGCCACGAATTCGGCTCGACAACAGGCCGTGCACGCCGTTGTGGTTGGTTGGATCTAGTCGCCTTGAAATACGCGATCCGCGTGAATGGTATTACGAACCTAGCGATGATGAAGTTAGATGTATTAACAGGCCACGATCGCATCGGTGTGTGCACAGCTTACAAATTAAATGGCGAAACAATCACCGAACTTCCAACATCTCCGTACGAATTGGAAAAAGTAGAACCGGTGATCGAGTGGATCCCTGGTTGGAAAGAAGATTTAACGAAAGTAAAAACACTTTCAGATCTTCCGCGTCCAACAACAAACTACATTGACTACTTAGGCTCACAATTGGGAACTCCGATCGATGTAATTTCCGTCGGCCCGGGCCGCGAGCAGACATTGTGGGTCAAACCTTTGTTCAATAATTAA
- a CDS encoding PilZ domain-containing protein, with protein sequence MDKSFEDKGYFRRQYPRRAMKRKIGVLCDGSYFVCESGEIGEGGMSIVSDYVLTEGHSLVVSFQVPAGEFVFLRAVVRSTQKKQGDERVTHGLSFNEIEFSIKRQIRSFVSARTDIAPGTT encoded by the coding sequence ATGGACAAATCATTTGAAGATAAAGGTTATTTCCGCCGTCAGTATCCAAGACGGGCTATGAAGCGCAAAATCGGTGTGCTTTGTGACGGATCCTATTTCGTCTGTGAATCAGGCGAGATCGGTGAAGGGGGAATGTCTATTGTCTCGGATTATGTTCTGACGGAAGGGCACTCACTCGTTGTGAGTTTTCAAGTTCCGGCCGGTGAATTTGTGTTCTTGAGAGCGGTGGTGCGATCGACACAAAAAAAACAGGGTGACGAAAGAGTCACCCATGGTCTTAGCTTCAATGAAATCGAATTTTCTATCAAAAGACAGATTCGTTCTTTCGTGTCGGCACGAACTGATATCGCGCCGGGCACTACTTAA
- the holA gene encoding DNA polymerase III subunit delta, whose protein sequence is MALIDAQKFYKDLEKGQLAPMYFLFGEEPYLLNQSVERFKYAVLTEGAVDFNYSLFYASDADVVAIRDAVETLPMMAARRLVILKEAQELTDKEWAEFDSLIESPVESTVFVILASRVDKRKKQIRQLLEKADCVEFKKPYENQIPSWINYIAQTLGLTISNDAIHLLHKLVGHHLTEIEAELKKLGDFVGGQRRIEMQDVAQAVSRSKEENVFDFTKAIGQNDRVKALEHLVHLLDQGQNEIGIVSLVARHVRVLLTLKRGMDEGLHGAKLAHYAQIPPYFLESYLDQARLWTAKKLEQTLVVLSETDKALKSSPLSSHIWLENMVLKTCGTSQNFALN, encoded by the coding sequence ATGGCACTGATTGATGCGCAGAAATTCTATAAAGACCTCGAAAAAGGTCAACTTGCGCCAATGTACTTTCTTTTCGGTGAAGAGCCTTATCTCCTGAATCAAAGTGTTGAAAGATTTAAATACGCGGTCCTGACGGAAGGGGCGGTGGATTTTAACTACAGCCTTTTTTACGCCAGTGATGCTGATGTGGTTGCGATTCGCGATGCAGTAGAAACCCTGCCGATGATGGCAGCTCGTCGTTTGGTCATCTTGAAAGAAGCGCAAGAGCTCACGGACAAAGAGTGGGCTGAATTTGACAGCCTGATCGAGTCTCCGGTGGAAAGCACGGTGTTTGTAATTCTGGCTTCCAGAGTCGACAAACGTAAGAAACAAATCCGTCAGTTGCTTGAAAAAGCGGACTGCGTGGAGTTTAAAAAGCCTTACGAAAATCAGATTCCATCTTGGATCAATTACATCGCGCAAACTTTGGGCCTTACGATCAGCAACGACGCCATTCACTTATTGCACAAGCTCGTAGGTCATCATCTGACAGAGATTGAAGCGGAACTGAAGAAGTTAGGCGATTTCGTCGGCGGCCAACGTCGCATCGAAATGCAAGATGTGGCGCAAGCCGTGTCTCGCTCGAAAGAAGAAAATGTTTTTGATTTTACGAAAGCCATCGGTCAAAACGATCGCGTAAAGGCTTTAGAGCACTTGGTTCATCTTTTGGATCAAGGGCAGAATGAGATCGGCATTGTCTCTTTGGTGGCCCGTCACGTGCGTGTGCTTTTGACATTAAAGCGCGGCATGGATGAAGGCCTTCATGGGGCGAAGCTCGCTCACTATGCGCAGATTCCGCCTTATTTCCTGGAAAGCTATTTGGATCAGGCCCGACTTTGGACTGCGAAAAAGCTAGAACAAACACTGGTGGTTCTGTCTGAGACAGATAAGGCCCTTAAGTCCTCACCATTGTCTAGCCACATCTGGCTTGAAAACATGGTCCTAAAAACCTGCGGGACGTCTCAAAACTTCGCTCTAAACTAG
- a CDS encoding pyridoxal-phosphate-dependent aminotransferase family protein produces MTSLNDNYSLLAPGPVNLHPEVRKVLALPMIHHRTPEFDAILKRVLKGIKSVFQTEQDVYLLTSTGSGGMEALLVNVLSPGDKVIAIVSGKFGERWADMAKTFGAEVTIVNVPWGETVKVSEVEELLKKNPDTRAVLCQACETSTAVAHPIQELASVVKKYSETLLLVDAITALGAYPLPMDAWGIDGLVAGSQKAFMLPTGMTFLALSQKAWKFVDQAKCPRYYFDLRKEKKANGSGETFYSSNVAIIRALDTVLGLIEKQGLQELFRIIHRRAEFTRKFGLKLGFGLYAKSPSDSVTALTVPAGMDGQKIRLHLEETHAITIMGGQDQAKGKIIRVGHMGYIQDEEQVRLIECLGHTLRFFDPDFISLEHISNITDEARAWLRDNP; encoded by the coding sequence ATGACATCTCTCAATGACAATTACAGTTTGCTGGCGCCGGGTCCCGTGAATCTTCATCCTGAGGTGCGCAAAGTATTGGCACTTCCGATGATTCATCACCGCACCCCTGAATTTGACGCCATTTTGAAGCGTGTTTTAAAGGGAATTAAAAGCGTTTTTCAAACTGAACAAGATGTTTATCTTTTGACGTCCACAGGTTCTGGCGGCATGGAAGCACTTTTAGTGAACGTGCTTTCTCCAGGCGATAAAGTGATCGCGATTGTTTCTGGAAAATTCGGTGAGCGCTGGGCCGATATGGCAAAAACTTTTGGCGCCGAAGTCACCATCGTCAATGTTCCTTGGGGCGAAACCGTCAAAGTTTCTGAAGTTGAAGAGTTGCTGAAGAAAAATCCTGACACGCGCGCGGTTCTTTGCCAGGCCTGTGAAACTTCCACGGCGGTGGCGCATCCCATTCAGGAGCTGGCATCTGTTGTAAAAAAATATTCTGAGACTTTACTTTTGGTCGACGCCATCACCGCTTTGGGTGCTTATCCCCTGCCTATGGACGCTTGGGGTATTGATGGCTTAGTCGCCGGTTCGCAAAAAGCTTTTATGTTACCCACAGGAATGACCTTCTTAGCTTTGTCACAAAAAGCTTGGAAGTTTGTCGATCAAGCAAAATGCCCTCGCTATTATTTTGATTTGCGCAAAGAAAAGAAAGCGAATGGCAGTGGAGAAACTTTTTACTCTTCAAACGTGGCGATCATTCGTGCCTTAGACACGGTCCTGGGCTTGATTGAAAAACAAGGCCTACAAGAACTTTTCCGTATCATTCATCGCCGAGCTGAGTTCACTCGCAAATTCGGTTTGAAATTAGGTTTCGGACTTTATGCAAAATCTCCGAGTGATTCAGTCACTGCTTTGACGGTGCCTGCAGGAATGGACGGACAAAAAATCCGCCTGCACCTAGAGGAAACTCACGCCATTACAATCATGGGTGGCCAAGATCAAGCAAAGGGTAAAATCATTCGCGTCGGCCACATGGGTTACATTCAAGATGAAGAACAAGTGCGCTTGATTGAGTGCTTGGGACACACCCTGCGTTTCTTTGATCCTGATTTTATATCTTTAGAGCACATTTCAAATATCACCGATGAAGCGCGCGCGTGGTTAAGGGACAATCCATGA
- a CDS encoding D-2-hydroxyacid dehydrogenase produces the protein MKKKILITDRFAQDSFLYLQQHSQFEVVRSDNPQHLPLEHLVSANALIIRSRTTVNEELLKKARQLQLIITCTSGFDHIDLDATQKWGVTVMHTPSANIESAAQLTWGLVLNCVNNIPQSHKMVKAGEWKRDLVTGIELSGRTYGIVGLGRIGSRVAELAQAFGMNVVAFDPYQEDEVFERLKIPRLSYEEVLKTADILSFHVPKTLETEHMLNRSHFEYIHRGLTLINTSRGSVINENDLCEAIEKGWLRSVGLDVFEKEPLSRNSKLLTYPNVILTPHIGANTEDAFFKASQVAANKLMAFFIDGSTSDTLPPRAPWYGAAPFKGE, from the coding sequence ATGAAGAAAAAAATTCTGATCACCGACCGCTTCGCGCAAGATAGTTTTTTGTACTTGCAACAACATAGCCAGTTTGAAGTGGTGCGCAGTGATAACCCTCAGCATCTGCCGCTGGAACACCTGGTGAGCGCCAATGCGTTGATCATTCGCAGTCGCACAACAGTGAATGAAGAGCTTTTAAAAAAAGCCCGTCAGTTGCAGCTTATCATCACCTGCACCAGTGGCTTTGATCACATCGATTTAGATGCCACTCAAAAGTGGGGCGTGACAGTGATGCACACCCCTTCCGCAAATATTGAATCCGCAGCCCAACTAACATGGGGACTAGTTCTAAATTGTGTGAACAACATTCCGCAGTCGCACAAGATGGTGAAAGCCGGCGAATGGAAGCGCGATCTGGTGACAGGCATTGAGCTTTCTGGTCGCACCTACGGCATCGTAGGTTTGGGACGAATCGGTTCCCGCGTCGCCGAACTAGCACAAGCATTCGGCATGAACGTTGTCGCTTTTGATCCTTATCAGGAGGACGAAGTTTTTGAACGCTTGAAAATTCCCCGTTTAAGTTATGAAGAGGTTTTAAAAACTGCTGATATCTTAAGCTTTCACGTGCCAAAGACCCTGGAAACAGAGCATATGCTCAACCGTTCGCACTTTGAATATATTCATCGCGGTTTGACTTTAATCAACACGTCGCGCGGTTCCGTGATCAATGAAAACGACCTGTGCGAAGCCATTGAAAAAGGTTGGCTGCGCTCCGTCGGACTGGATGTCTTTGAAAAAGAACCGTTGTCCCGAAACTCAAAACTTCTCACGTATCCGAACGTGATTCTCACGCCGCATATTGGAGCCAATACCGAGGATGCGTTCTTTAAAGCCTCCCAGGTGGCAGCTAATAAGCTTATGGCGTTTTTTATCGACGGATCGACTTCTGACACCCTCCCGCCAAGAGCCCCTTGGTACGGAGCCGCTCCATTTAAAGGAGAATAA